In Miscanthus floridulus cultivar M001 chromosome 5, ASM1932011v1, whole genome shotgun sequence, one genomic interval encodes:
- the LOC136454459 gene encoding uncharacterized protein, giving the protein MARTKLTPRKHTIVMPTRRTRFTLGKRIPAHLVEALRSMEEELPMEVPMEEPLEDVMEDEPMDEETKDGPMFEEPIEIEESEEEPMEENGQGGQDGAGDPDDGDDSDSSDSDDGGNDGGDGDGGDDGGDGDGDGCRRTDQFIRV; this is encoded by the coding sequence atggcccgcaccaagCTGACACCCCGCAAGCATACCATTGTGATGCCAACAAGGAGGACAAGGTTCACACTTGGCAAGCGCATTCCTGCACATCTAGTGGAGGCTCTGAGGAGCATGGAAGAGGAACTGCCTATGGAGGTTCCCATggaggaacctctggaggacgtgATGGAGGATGAACCCATGGATGAAGAGACGAAAGATGGACCCATGTTTGAGGAGCCTATAGAGATAGAAGAATCTGAGGAGGAGCCTATGGAGGAAAATGGACAGGGTGGTCAGGATGGAGCTGGTGAccctgatgatggtgatgattctGACAGTTCTGATTCAGATGATGGGGgtaatgatggtggtgatggagatggtggagatgatggtggtgatggtgacggAGAtggatgtcgcagaaccgaccaatttataagagtataa
- the LOC136454458 gene encoding uncharacterized protein encodes MKKKKGYGSRKRRDLFKNKEYMRLCYKCKSLDHVVADCPYNSNNEDNEKKKSNKDKKEKKEKKMTFKKKNNGGSYVVTWDSGASTDDDSSDDDKESKKKALASIAINNKPSLFDTPSRFMAKGSKVKYDESKNDDSESKNDSDDAKFSNEQLMNMLEQANSIINNKNKKCKDLLKKLSALEQSFDEFNATHERLVEAHEKLGKVHTKLEKTHSLLLEQEKERLIIHHRYHSYLYY; translated from the exons atgaagaagaagaaaggctacGGTTCAAGGAAGAGGAGAGATCTCTTCAAGAATAAGGAGTATATGAGGTTGTGCTACAAATGTAAGAGcctcgatcatgttgtagcagattgtccctacaatagtaacAATGAggataatgagaagaagaagagcaacaaagataagaaggagaagaaagagaagaagatgaccttcaagaagaagaataatGGTGGATCCTATgttgtcacatgggatagtggtGCCTCCaccgatgatgattcaagtgatgatgacaaggaatccaagaagaaggctctagcaagcattgctatcaacaacaagccatcactatttgacactccatcacgctTTATGGCCAAGGgctccaaggtaaaatatgatgagagtaaaaatgatgatagtgaaagtaaaaatgatagtgatgatgctaAATTCTCAAATGAACAACTAATGAACATGCTAGAACAAGCCAACTCAATAATTAACAATAAAaacaagaagtgcaaagatttgctaaagaagcttagtgctcttgagcaatcctttgatgagttcaatgctactcatgagaggctagtggaagcccatgagaagcttggcaaagttcACACCAAGCTTGAAAAGACTCACTCATTGCTTCTTGAACAAGAAAAGGAAAGG ctcatcatccaccaCCGCTACCACTCCTACCTCTActactag